One Primulina huaijiensis isolate GDHJ02 unplaced genomic scaffold, ASM1229523v2 scaffold35919, whole genome shotgun sequence genomic window, TGAGAAATATGGGTCTAGCATATTCAAGCAGGGTCGATCAGGCTTAGGCAGTCGCCCCGCCACGACTGTTCtgtgaaaatttttaattttcatcaaTAGGATTGCTTGCAAAATGAGACAAGATTCCCAATTCTTTGactaaattcttggatttgTTTACGTGTTCCAGAAGTAGTGTCGACGCAGTAAAAACCTGGTTGGATGCAAATCATTAGGCAAGTTATCAGCAACAGAAGTGCTTGTCATTGAAAGAAAATTATTTGTATTTGAAGCAGAAATGATTAATGTGGTTCTTTTGTGTAATGTAGATTAGATGCAGAGCGTGTTTGTGTGAAATGTGAACTATTTCCAACGCCTTTAGGTGTATGTTGATCTAGGAAGTTTGCAAAAGTCTCTTTAtgtatacatgtgtgtgtgtatatatattaaaaagataGTCTATcaataaaagattttttaatattatttcaaattgttttgaaggGGTTGGGCTTATTGTTAGCTGAGTAGTTGTACCAAGTATGGACAAAGAATGGATGTCAAAAGATAGGTTGTCACATGAATTTGATGTTGGAGTAGAGTCTTTCTTGCAGTTTGCGCTAAAAAATGCTATCCATTCTGATGCAATACCTTGTCCATGTGCAAGATGTGGTAATCTATGGAAGAAAAATGTTGAAACTATCAGGGCACATTTGTATTGTAATGGTATGGATTTGACATATCATACATGGATATGGCATGGGGAAAGATCGACGAAAGGGAACTCAATGAATGATAATGATCGAGTAAGACAAGATGAACACAAATCATTTAATGAGAAACCTATAGATATGGTGCATTGTGTATATGAAAGTTATGCTGAGAATCCAAGCCAATTCAATAAGCTACTGGAAGACGCAGATAAACCTTTATATCCTGGATGTGCTAAATTCACAAAGTTATCTGCAGTTGTGaaattatttaacttgaagGCAAAATATAGTTGGAGTGATAAAAGTTTCACTGATCTACTTATTTTGTTTGGAGAAATGCTTCCAGATCACAATGAATTGCCTTCATCTGTGTATGATGCAAAGAAAAGCTTACGTGCATTAGGGATGGACTATGTGAAAATTCATGCTTGTCCTAATGATTGTATCTTATACCGGACGGAGTACGAAGATTTTGCAAATTGCCCTACTTGCGGGACGTCAAGGTGGAAGTTGGGCAACGAATCGAAGGTAAAGGAAGGAATTCCTGCAAAGGTCTTGTGGTATTTCCCACctattccaagatttcaaagaaTGTTTCGGAATAAGGCGATATCCAAGGAGTTAACTTGGCATGCTGATAAAAGAATTCGTGATGGATACTTGCGTCATCCAGCTGATTCGCCCTCTTGGAAATTAGTTGATCGCATGTGGCCAGATTTTGCTTATGAGCCAAGAAATCTTAGATTGGCTATATCAGCATACGGGATAAATCCTCATAGTTTGATGAGTTCTGCATATAGTTGTTGGCCTGTTTTAATGATCACATACAATCTTTCACCATGGTTGTGTATGAAGAGAAAATTTGTGATGCTCACTTTGTTGATATCTGGTCCCAGACAACCGGGTAATGATATTGATGTTTACTTAGCACCTCTTATTGACGACTTAAAATGCTTATGGGATAAAAGTGTTGAAGCATATGATGCATATCGAGAAGAAAGTTTCTCTCTTAGAGCTGTTTTACTATGGACAATCAATGACTTTTCCTGCATATGGGAACATGTCTGGATGTGTTGTGAAAGGATATCATGCATGTCCTATTTGTGCAGAAGAAACATATTCGACAAGGTTGAAACATTGTAGAAAAATGTCATATACAGGCCATAGAAGGTTTCTACCTTTAAGTCATCCTTATCGAAGGCAAAAGAAGGCATTTAATGGGAAGCAAGAATTTAATCTCGAACCAAAACCATTGAGTGGCAatgaaattttagaaagagttcaaagaattaattatcattttggaAAATTCAGCGGAAAGCTTCAGTCAAAGAACGATGACGGGATAACATGCTGGAAAAAGAAATCAATATTCTTTGAACTTGAGTATTGGAAAGATCTACATGTTCGACATGTTCTTGATGTGATGCACATTGAAAAAAATGTTTGTGAAAGTCTCATCGGTACATTACTTGATGTTCCAGGAAAAACAAAGGATGGAGTAGCATCAAGATTAGATCTTCTGGAAATgaatttaaggattgaattggCACCAAGGATTGGGGAGAAGAAAACGTTTTTGCCAGCAGCATGTTACACACTAAGTAAGGATGAGAAAAGAAGTATTTGCAATTCTTTGTCGGGAGTAAAGGTACCTGTAGGTTACTCATCAAATGTTAGAAACCTGGTGTCGATGAAGGATTTGAAACTTGTTGGCCTGAAGTCACACGACTATCACACTTTAATGCAACAATTGCTTCCAGTGGCCATCCGCGGTGTCTTGCCAAAACATGTCAGAGATACTATAACCCGGCTGTGTTTCTTCTTCAATGTATTGTATAGTAAAGTGGTAGACGTCTTAAAGTTGGATGACTTGCAAAGACAGATTGTGTTGATATTGTGTTCACTTGAAAAGTACTTTCCCCCTTCattttttgatataataattCATTTAACTGTTCATCTTGTCCGGGAGGTCAAATTGTGTGGACCGGTTTGGTATAGGCACATGTACCCATTTGAAAGATTCATGAAGATTTTGAAAGGTTATGTGCGCAATCGCAATCGGCCTGAAGGGTGTATAGCCGAATGTTACATTGCTGAAGAGGCTGTCGAATTTTGCTCAGATTATCTATCTAATGTCCACACAATTGGGATACCATCAAGGCATCGAGAAGTAGAACTTACTAAGCCTTTATCGGGAGCAGTTGTGCACTTCACTAGTCATGATGAGCTGCAACAAGCACATCTTTATGTATTGACaaatgatgttgagattgatcCTTATGTCGAGTAAGATCTCCAACCTATCAATTCTTTCATGCACTTTGCATACATTCTATTGGTTTATCTATTAGAAATTATTTCATTAGGGAACACATGGTGGATTTGAAATCAAGATTTCCTCATAAAGCCAAGTCCAAAAAGTTGTTACAAGATGAGCATAACCGAAGGTTTACTAACTGGTTGCGTGATACTGTAAGTTCCAAAATACTAGATATTAACATGCATACAACTCTTGGTATCTTACATAAATCTAAATTTATGGCATTGTGAAATATAGGTTGCACATTTAGTTGACCGTTCCACCCATCAAATATCAGAAAGATTGAAGTGGTTGGCGCATGGACCTAGCAACAAAGTGTTAAAGTATTCTAGTTATCTGATTGATGGGGTTACATATGCTACAAAAGAACGTGATGATATACGAGTTACTCAAAACTCTGGAGTAAGCTTAGTCGCAAAGACAATGCAAGTTGCCAGTGCCAAGGACAAAAACCCAATTGTTTCAGACATGGTTTTTTATGGAGTTATTGAAGAAATATGGGAACTCGATTACcacaaatttcaaattccaaTGTTCAAATGTAATTGGGTGGAGAATAATAATGGTATTAAAGTAGATGATCTTGGTTTCACATTGGTAAATTTGAGAAGAATTGGATTCAAATCCGACTCTTTTATCTTGGGAAGTCAAGCAAAGCAAGTATTTTACATTGAAGATCCTGAANNNNNNNNNNNNNNNNNNNNNNNNNNNNNNNNNNNNNNNNNNNNNNNNNNNNNNNNNNNNNNNNNNNNNNNNNNNNNNNNNNNNNNNNNNNNNNNNNNNNNNNNNNNNNNNNNNNNNNNNNNNNNNNNNNNNNNNNNNNNNNNNNNNNNNNNNNNNNNNNNNNNNNNNNNNNNNNNNNNNNNNNNNNNNNNNNNNNNNNNNNNNNNNNNNNNNNNNNNNNNNNNNNNNNNNNNNNNNNNNNNNNNNNNNNNNNNNNNNNNNNNNNNNNNNNNNNNNNNNNNNNNNNNNNNNNNNNNNNNNNNNNNNNNNNNNNNNNNNNNNNNNNNNNNNNNNNNNNNNNNNNNNNNNNNNNNNNNNNNNNNNNNNNNNNNNNNNNNNNNNNNNNNNNNNNNNNNNNNNNNNNNNNNNNNNNNNNNNNNNNNNNNNNNNNNNNNNNNNNNNNNNNNNNNNNNNNNNNNNNNNNNNNNNNNNNNNNNNNNNNNNNNNNNNNNNNNNNNNNNNNNNNNNNNNNNNNNNNNNNNNNNNNNNNNNNNNNNNNNNNNNNNNNNNNNNNNNNNNNNNNNNNNNNNNNNNNNNNNNNNNNNNNNNNNNNNNNNNNNNNNNNNNNNNNNNNNNNNNNNNNNNNNNNNNNNNNNNNNNNNNNNNNNNNNNNNNNNNNNNNNNNNNNNNNNNNNNNNNNNNNNNNNNNNNNNNNNNNNNNNNNNNNNNNNNNNNNNNNNNNNNNNNNNNNNNNNNNNNNNNNNNNNNNNNNNNNNNNNNNNNNNNNNNNNNNNNNNNNNNNNNNNNNNNNNNNNNNNNNNNNNNNNNNNNNNNNNNNNNNNNNNNNNNNNNNNNNNNNNNNNNNNNNNNNNNNNNNNNNNNNNNNNNNNNNNNNNNNNNNNNNNNNNNNNNNNNNNNNNNNNNNNNNNNNNNNNNNNNNNNNNNNNNNNNNNNNNNNNNNNNNNNNNNNNNNNNNNNNNNNNNNNNNNNNNNNNNNNNNNNNNNNNNNNNNNNNNNNNNNNNNNNNNNNNNNNNNNNNNNNNNNNNNNNNNNNNNNNNNNNNNNNNNNNNNNNNNNNNNNNNNNNNNNNNNNNNNNNNNNNNNNNNNNNNNNNNNNNNNNNNNNNNNNNNNNNNNNNNNNNNNNNNNNNNNNNNNNNNNNNNNNNNNNNNNNNNNNNNNNNNNNNNNNNNNNNNNNNNNNNNNNNNNNNNNNNNNNNNNNNNNNNNNNNNNNNNNNNNNNNNNNNNNNNNNNNNNNNNNNNNNNNNNNNNNNNNNNNNNNNNNNNNNNNNNNNNNNNNNNNNNNNNNNNNNNNNNNNNNNNNNNNNNNNNNNNNNNNNNNNNNNNNNNNNNNNNNNNNNNNNNNNNNNNNNNNNNNNNNNNNNNNNNNNNNNNNNNNNNNNNNNNNNNNNNNNNNNNNNNNNNNNNNNNNNNNNNNNNNNNNNNNNNNNNNNNNNNNNNNNNNNNNNNNNNNNNNNNNNNNNNNNNNNNNNNNNNNNNNNNNNNNNNNNNNNNNNNNNNNNNNNNNNNNNNNNNNNNNNNNNNNNNNNNNNNNNNNNNNNNNNNNNNNNNNNNNNNNNNNNNNNNNNNNNNNNNNNNNNNNNNNNNNNNNNNNNNNNNNNNNNNNNNNNNNNNNNNNNNNNNNNNNNNNNNNNNNNNNNNNNNNNNNNNNNNNNNNNNNNNNNNNNNNNNNNNNNNNNNNNNNNNNNNNNNNNNNNNNNNNNNNNNNNNNNNNNNNNNNNNNNNNNNNNNNNNNNNNNNNNNNNNNNNNNNNNNNNNNNNNNNNNNNNNNNNNNNNNNNNNNNNNNNNNNNNNNNNNNNNNNNNNNNNNNNNNNNNNNNNNNNNNNNNNNNNNNNNNNNNNNNNNNNNNNNNNNNNNNNNNNNNNNNNNNNNNNNNNNNNNNNNNNNNNNNNNNNNNNNNNNNNNNNNNNNNNNNNNNNNNNNNNNNNNNNNNNNNNNNNNNNNNNNNNNNNNNNNNNNNNNNNNNNNNNNNNNNNNNNNNNNNNNNNNNNNNNNNNNNNNNNNNNNNNNNNNNNNNNNNNNNNNNNNNNNNNNNNNNNNNNNNNNNNNNNNNNNNNNNNNNNNNNNNNNNNNNNNNNNNNNNNNNNNNNNNNNNNNNNNNNNNNNNNNNNNNNNNNNNNNNNNNNNNNNNNNNNNNNNNNNNNNNNNNNNNNNNNNNNNNNNNNNNNNNNNNNNNNNNNNNNNNNNNNNNNNNNNNNNNNNNNNNNNNNNNNNNNNNNNNNNNNNNNNNNNNNNNNNNNNNNNNNNNNNNNNNNNNNNNNNNNNNNNNNNNNNNNNNNNNNNNNNNNNNNNNNNNNNNNNNNNNNNNNNNNNNNNNNNNNNNNNNNNNNNNTTCCGATTCCCAATGAATGTGAAAATGTTGGTGATGCCGTAGGAACACATGTGGCTTGGCCAAATCATTTGATAATGCTACGACAAGAGGTACACGTATGCTTATATTTCAAAGTAAATGTCTGTCAAATTCTCCAGTATTGCACCTATCTAACATGTTTACAATACAATTATCAGAAGCGTCAAAGGAACAAAACTGTCAGTGTCGAAAGAAACCAGACTTTGTCATCAAATGTGCCAAGAGCAGTGCGCATGGTGTATTGTTATTGTAAGAGAGCCCTTGAAAATGGAAGGAGATTAGCATTTCTTTTAGATCATGAAGTATTTGCAGATGATTATGAAGTTAACTTGCACTTTGAGGACATCAGTCCTTTGTATCACTTGGAACCAATTTCAGGAAATTGTGTAGTTGTCTACATTTGGTAAGTCTTCGATTAACTTAAAGTTTGTTTGTTCTtttcttatattattatattatataagatGCATATAATTTGTTAGTTTAGTATGTAGTGtagttttgattttcttttacttGAAATGACAGGCATCTTTATAAAAAGATGGTGAAAGAAAACAAGATTGACAAATTCAGATTCGTTAATCCACACAGCATCCCAAATTTGCAACATAATGCACACGACAAAACAGGTAAAACTGAAAGGTTGAACAAGAGAGCGAGTTCTTTAGCGGATAGGCTAAGTGGTGCAGCAATGAATCAATTGGTTTTGGTTCCAAGTTGTTCTGGGTAAGTAAGATcctaatataattttcaattgtttttttttttagtgaattgCACACTTTTATTATGTTCATGTGTAGTTTTCATTGGACTCTCACTGTCATCGAGCTTTATAAGGAGATTGTTTATTTGGTGGATTCCTTAAGTCATCGCATTCGTGATGAGGATTGGAAATATGTTGTGGAAATGTGAGTTCATATTCCATTTTAATGATGCATTTCATTTAATGAAAAAACACTCATATATCAACTATGGTCAATGTTAATGAAGGGCGTTGACATTGTTTAACTCAACTAA contains:
- the LOC140968385 gene encoding uncharacterized protein is translated as MLRQEKRQRNKTVSVERNQTLSSNVPRAVRMVYCYCKRALENGRRLAFLLDHEVFADDYEVNLHFEDISPLYHLEPISGNCVVVYIWHLYKKMVKENKIDKFRFVNPHSIPNLQHNAHDKTGKTERLNKRASSLADRLSGAAMNQLVLVPSCSGFHWTLTVIELYKEIVYLVDSLSHRIRDEDWKYVVEMALTLFNSTKGRKGRKRVQ
- the LOC140968386 gene encoding uncharacterized protein; translated protein: MSGCVVKGYHACPICAEETYSTRLKHCRKMSYTGHRRFLPLSHPYRRQKKAFNGKQEFNLEPKPLSGNEILERVQRINYHFGKFSGKLQSKNDDGITCWKKKSIFFELEYWKDLHVRHVLDVMHIEKNVCESLIGTLLDVPGKTKDGVASRLDLLEMNLRIELAPRIGEKKTFLPAACYTLSKDEKRSICNSLSGVKVPVGYSSNVRNLVSMKDLKLVGLKSHDYHTLMQQLLPVAIRGVLPKHVRDTITRLCFFFNVLYSKVVDVLKLDDLQRQIVLILCSLEKYFPPSFFDIIIHLTVHLVREVKLCGPVWYRHMYPFERFMKILKGYVRNRNRPEGCIAECYIAEEAVEFCSDYLSNVHTIGIPSRHREVELTKPLSGAVVHFTSHDELQQAHLYVLTNDVEIDPYVEKIEVVGAWT
- the LOC140968384 gene encoding uncharacterized protein, which translates into the protein MDKEWMSKDRLSHEFDVGVESFLQFALKNAIHSDAIPCPCARCGNLWKKNVETIRAHLYCNGMDLTYHTWIWHGERSTKGNSMNDNDRVRQDEHKSFNEKPIDMVHCVYESYAENPSQFNKLLEDADKPLYPGCAKFTKLSAVVKLFNLKAKYSWSDKSFTDLLILFGEMLPDHNELPSSVYDAKKSLRALGMDYVKIHACPNDCILYRTEYEDFANCPTCGTSRWKLGNESKVKEGIPAKVLWYFPPIPRFQRMFRNKAISKELTWHADKRIRDGYLRHPADSPSWKLVDRMWPDFAYEPRNLRLAISAYGINPHSLMSSAYSCWPTTG